One segment of Argiope bruennichi chromosome 11, qqArgBrue1.1, whole genome shotgun sequence DNA contains the following:
- the LOC129956579 gene encoding uncharacterized protein LOC129956579, which translates to MRETIPIQERIAVTLRFFATGDSYASLSYLFKFSKQTISRCIDDVCKAIIQELKEEIKLPENEDEWLCIAQQFENQWNFPNCLGAIDGKHVVIQCPNNTSAQFFNYKWTFSVVLLALVDAHYCFTFVDIGYQGRLSDGGVFNNSVLLTKLKMEQLKLPHDSKLQPLGKNLPCVFLGDSAFALSRHVMKPYPGNFEKGSTQRIFNYRFSRARRVVENVFGIMTSVFRVFRKSTALQPDKVSDVTLACVLLHNFMRKSASSSSSYSTPGTFDTEADGEVVP; encoded by the exons ATGAGAGAGACTATTCCGATTCAAGAAAGGATTGCGGTTACATTAAGATTTTTCGCAACCGGTGACAGTTATGCCAGcctgtcttatttatttaaattttcaaaacagactATATCTAGATGTATAGATGATGTGTGTAAAGCCATCATACAAGaactgaaagaagaaataaag ttgcccGAAAATGAAGATGAGTGGCTGTGCATAGCACAGCAATTTGAAAATCAGTGGAACTTTCCGAACTGTTTGGGAGCGATTGACGGGAAACACGTTGTGATACAGTGCCCAAATAATACATCAGcacaattttttaactataaatggaCTTTCAGCGTGGTACTACTGGCTCTAGTAGATGCACACTATTGTTTTACGTTTGTGGACATTGGATATCAAGGACGGCTAAGTGATGGGggagtttttaataattcagttttgttAACGAAATTGAAAATGGAACAACTGAAACTTCCGCATGATAGCAAATTGCAGCCATTAGGTAAAAATTTGCCGTGTGTCTTCCTTGGCGATTCAGCATTCGCCTTAAGTCGTCACGTGATGAAGCCATATCCTGGTAATTTTGAAAAAGGGAGCACACAGAGAATTTTCAATTACAGGTTTTCCCGTGCACGACGTGTTGTTGAGAATGTTTTCGGCATAATGACATCAGTTTTTCGAGTTTTCAGAAAATCGACGGCATTACAACCGGACAAAGTGAGCGATGTCACTCTAGCGTGTGTCCTTTTGCATAATTTCATGCGAAAAAGTGCTTCTTCATCATCATCTTATTCCACACCGGGTACATTTGATACCGAAGCAGATGGGGAAGTTGTTCCCTGA